Proteins from one Orenia marismortui DSM 5156 genomic window:
- a CDS encoding energy-coupling factor transporter ATPase gives MLLQVKNLSHTYDPDIKSNNYTLKDINFEVQKGEFIGLIGHTGSGKSTLVQTLNALIHPTKGEIIIDGQDITKIKNLKEIRKKVGLVFQYPEHQLFEENIAADVSFGPKNLGLNEDEVDRRVKQALEWVNLDYEEFKDRSPFRLSGGQQRRVAIAGVLAMEPEILILDEPTAGLDPKARVELINEIVNLKEKFGLTIILISHRMEEIAQLADRILVLESGRLVLEGSPSYVFDHDSFLEEIGLGIPQITSVMKRLKKKLKLSDMRTDIFTIEDAKQEILKVKRVKDVR, from the coding sequence ATGTTGCTTCAAGTAAAGAACTTGAGTCATACTTATGATCCAGATATTAAATCTAATAATTACACCTTAAAAGATATTAATTTTGAAGTTCAAAAGGGTGAGTTTATTGGATTGATAGGCCACACTGGGTCAGGAAAATCTACTTTAGTCCAGACATTAAATGCTTTGATTCATCCGACTAAAGGGGAGATCATAATTGATGGTCAAGATATTACTAAAATTAAAAACCTTAAAGAAATCAGAAAAAAGGTTGGCCTTGTCTTTCAATATCCAGAGCATCAATTATTTGAGGAAAATATTGCTGCAGATGTGTCCTTTGGTCCTAAAAATTTGGGTTTAAATGAGGATGAGGTTGATAGAAGAGTGAAACAAGCTTTAGAATGGGTTAATTTAGATTATGAAGAATTTAAAGATAGATCTCCTTTTAGGCTTTCAGGGGGGCAACAAAGAAGAGTTGCTATAGCTGGGGTGTTGGCTATGGAGCCGGAAATTTTGATTTTAGATGAACCTACAGCAGGTTTAGATCCTAAAGCTAGAGTTGAATTAATTAATGAAATTGTTAATCTAAAGGAGAAGTTTGGCTTAACAATTATATTAATTTCTCATCGGATGGAAGAGATAGCGCAGTTAGCTGATAGAATATTAGTTTTAGAAAGTGGGAGGTTAGTTTTAGAGGGATCACCTAGCTATGTTTTTGATCATGACAGTTTTCTTGAGGAAATTGGTTTAGGTATTCCCCAAATTACTAGTGTTATGAAAAGATTAAAGAAAAAATTAAAATTATCAGATATGAGAACTGATATATTTACTATTGAAGATGCTAAGCAAGAAATACTAAAAGTAAAGAGGGTAAAAGATGTTAGATGA
- a CDS encoding energy-coupling factor transporter ATPase yields the protein MAVFLYQAGEKMQLIKVEDLYYRYNNSNDWVLNGVDLEVEEGEFLVIVGHNGSGKSTLAKMLNGLLVPDKGIVKVMDNQTANHDEIWDIRQQVGMVFQNPDNQLVANIVEEDVAFGPENLGLESQKIRERVAEALKAVGMEDFRRYAPHNLSGGQKQRVAIAGILAMHPKCLVLDEPTAMLDPVGRNSVMSAVQRLNKELGMTVIHITHFMTEAIKADRIIVMDQGKIALEGTPEELFSQVDRIKRYHLDVPQVTELAFQLQKEGLDIPSDIFNVDRLVEELCCFK from the coding sequence ATGGCTGTTTTTTTATATCAGGCTGGTGAAAAAATGCAATTGATCAAGGTTGAAGATCTTTACTATAGATATAATAATAGTAATGACTGGGTTCTTAATGGTGTTGATTTAGAAGTTGAAGAAGGAGAATTTTTAGTTATTGTAGGGCATAATGGTTCAGGTAAATCAACTTTAGCTAAAATGTTAAATGGTCTGTTAGTACCAGATAAAGGTATAGTAAAAGTTATGGATAATCAGACTGCTAACCATGATGAGATTTGGGATATTAGACAGCAAGTGGGGATGGTATTTCAAAATCCTGATAATCAACTAGTAGCCAATATAGTAGAAGAAGATGTAGCTTTTGGGCCAGAAAATTTAGGTTTAGAATCTCAAAAAATAAGAGAGCGAGTTGCTGAAGCATTAAAAGCTGTTGGTATGGAAGATTTTAGACGGTATGCCCCTCATAATTTATCGGGAGGGCAGAAACAAAGGGTTGCTATTGCTGGGATACTGGCTATGCACCCTAAGTGTCTAGTGTTAGATGAACCTACAGCTATGTTAGATCCAGTTGGAAGAAATAGTGTTATGTCAGCTGTACAGAGATTAAATAAAGAGTTAGGAATGACAGTGATTCATATAACACATTTTATGACTGAAGCTATTAAGGCTGATAGAATTATTGTAATGGATCAAGGAAAGATAGCGTTAGAGGGAACTCCTGAAGAATTATTTAGTCAAGTAGATAGAATAAAAAGATATCATTTAGATGTACCGCAAGTTACAGAACTAGCTTTTCAATTACAAAAAGAAGGTCTAGATATACCATCTGATATTTTTAATGTAGATAGGTTGGTGGAAGAATTATGTTGCTTCAAGTAA
- the rplQ gene encoding 50S ribosomal protein L17: MAQRKLGRKSAPRKALLISLTNALIKSERIETTEPKAKEVRSFAEKLITKAKKGTQHARRQVMGTLQDRDSVEILFDEIAPRFAERQGGYTRIIKVGPRRGDAAAMAILELVE, translated from the coding sequence ATGGCTCAGCGTAAATTAGGTCGTAAGAGTGCACCAAGAAAAGCTTTATTGATTAGTTTAACTAATGCTTTAATTAAGAGCGAAAGAATTGAAACTACAGAGCCAAAAGCTAAAGAAGTAAGAAGCTTTGCTGAAAAGTTAATAACTAAAGCTAAAAAAGGTACTCAACATGCGCGTAGACAAGTAATGGGTACTCTTCAAGATAGAGATTCTGTAGAAATTTTATTTGATGAGATTGCTCCTCGATTCGCTGAACGTCAAGGAGGATATACTAGAATTATTAAAGTAGGTCCAAGACGCGGTGATGCAGCAGCAATGGCTATATTAGAATTGGTAGAATAA
- a CDS encoding DNA-directed RNA polymerase subunit alpha translates to MIEIEKPTIERVESTDTYGKFIITPLERGYGITLGNSLRRIMLSSLPGAAITSVKIEGVRHEFSTVTGVVEDVADIILNLKDVIIKMNEEEAQTLRIEASGEGQVTAGDFTVSGDIEILNPDHHIATLSDEGDLILEAVIERGRGYKTAEENKDEEHVIGVIPIDSDFSPIKRVNFNVEDTRVGKRTDLDKLTLEVTTDGSTDPEEAISLAGKVLAEHLDLFINLSEEINNVDIMVEKEEEKKDKILETTIEELDLSVRSSNCLKRAGINTVEELTSTSEEELMKVRNLGKKSLLEIKAKIAELDLSLGKPEL, encoded by the coding sequence ATGATCGAAATTGAAAAACCGACTATTGAGCGTGTTGAATCTACAGATACTTATGGGAAGTTTATAATTACTCCTTTGGAAAGAGGATATGGTATTACTTTAGGTAATTCCTTAAGAAGGATCATGCTTTCATCTTTACCAGGAGCAGCAATAACTTCGGTAAAAATTGAAGGAGTGCGCCATGAGTTTTCTACTGTCACAGGAGTGGTAGAAGATGTGGCAGATATTATCTTGAATTTAAAAGATGTAATTATTAAGATGAATGAAGAAGAAGCACAAACTTTAAGAATTGAAGCAAGTGGTGAAGGTCAAGTAACTGCTGGTGATTTTACTGTTAGTGGTGATATAGAAATCCTTAACCCTGACCATCATATTGCTACATTATCAGATGAGGGAGATCTTATTTTAGAAGCTGTTATAGAACGCGGAAGAGGTTATAAAACGGCAGAAGAGAATAAGGATGAGGAACATGTTATAGGTGTAATTCCTATTGATTCTGATTTTTCTCCTATTAAAAGAGTTAATTTTAATGTAGAAGATACTCGTGTAGGAAAAAGAACTGATTTAGATAAGCTAACTTTAGAGGTTACTACTGATGGTAGTACTGATCCTGAAGAAGCTATCAGTTTAGCTGGAAAGGTATTAGCAGAACACTTAGATTTATTCATTAATCTTAGTGAAGAAATCAATAATGTAGATATTATGGTTGAAAAAGAGGAAGAAAAGAAGGATAAAATTCTAGAAACAACTATTGAAGAATTAGATTTATCTGTTCGATCCTCTAATTGCCTAAAGAGAGCAGGAATTAATACAGTAGAAGAATTAACTAGCACATCAGAAGAAGAATTGATGAAAGTTAGAAATTTAGGTAAGAAGTCCTTACTAGAAATCAAAGCTAAAATAGCTGAACTTGACTTATCTTTAGGAAAACCTGAATTATAA
- the rpsD gene encoding 30S ribosomal protein S4, with product MARYTGPVCRQCRQEGEKLFLKGERCYTDKCAIERRSYGPGDQGRGRRRKLSEYGLQLREKQKVRKIYGVLENQFRSYFEQAEKKPGITGENFLKVLERRLDNVVYRLGFATSRNESRQFVRHGHILVNGKRVNIPSYLVDENDVITVKESSKDLKRLKEVIELNADKATPSWLQVSLEKKEGKVLSDPIREEIDIPINEQLIVEFYSR from the coding sequence ATGGCAAGATACACTGGACCTGTTTGTCGTCAATGTAGGCAAGAAGGGGAAAAGTTATTCTTGAAAGGTGAGAGATGTTATACAGATAAGTGTGCTATTGAACGTCGCTCTTATGGTCCTGGTGATCAAGGAAGAGGTAGACGTAGAAAGCTATCTGAGTATGGTTTGCAGTTAAGAGAGAAGCAGAAAGTTAGAAAGATTTATGGTGTTTTAGAAAATCAATTTAGAAGTTATTTTGAGCAAGCTGAAAAGAAACCAGGAATTACTGGTGAAAACTTCTTAAAAGTATTAGAAAGAAGATTAGATAATGTTGTATATAGATTAGGTTTTGCTACTTCTAGAAATGAATCAAGACAATTTGTAAGACATGGTCATATTTTAGTTAATGGTAAAAGGGTTAATATTCCTTCTTATCTAGTAGACGAAAATGATGTGATTACTGTAAAAGAAAGTAGTAAAGATCTTAAAAGATTAAAAGAAGTTATTGAATTAAATGCTGATAAAGCAACTCCTTCTTGGTTACAAGTTAGTTTAGAGAAGAAAGAAGGAAAAGTATTATCAGATCCTATCAGAGAAGAAATAGATATTCCAATTAACGAACAGTTAATTGTAGAGTTCTACTCTAGATAA
- the rpsK gene encoding 30S ribosomal protein S11: MARRKRKKKKKKLNVQRGQAHIRSTFNNTIITLTDAKGNTLSWSSAGNLGFEGSRKSTPYAAQMAADNAAKEAMEYGLKEVEVFVKGPGAGREAAIRALQAAGLEVTLIKDVTPIPHNGCRPPKRRRV; this comes from the coding sequence ATGGCGCGTAGAAAGAGAAAGAAGAAAAAGAAAAAGCTTAATGTGCAAAGAGGTCAAGCACATATTAGATCTACGTTTAATAATACAATAATTACTTTGACAGATGCCAAGGGGAATACACTTTCTTGGTCAAGTGCAGGTAATTTAGGTTTTGAAGGTTCTCGTAAGAGTACTCCTTATGCTGCTCAAATGGCTGCTGATAATGCAGCTAAAGAAGCAATGGAGTATGGGTTGAAAGAGGTTGAAGTATTTGTTAAGGGACCGGGAGCAGGAAGAGAAGCAGCTATTCGTGCATTACAAGCAGCTGGGTTAGAGGTAACTTTAATTAAAGATGTAACGCCTATTCCTCATAATGGCTGTCGTCCACCAAAACGTCGTAGAGTATAA
- the rpsM gene encoding 30S ribosomal protein S13, which yields MARIEGVDLPRNKRVVIGLTYIYGIGRSTAEEIIEQTGIDPDTRVRDLTEGEVAKLRQVIDENHLVEGELRREVRGNIKRLKDIGSYRGLRHRRGLPVRGQNTKNNARTRKGKKKAVGRK from the coding sequence ATGGCACGGATTGAAGGTGTTGATTTACCAAGAAATAAAAGAGTTGTAATTGGATTGACTTATATTTATGGAATCGGACGATCAACTGCTGAAGAAATTATTGAGCAAACTGGAATTGATCCTGATACAAGAGTACGTGATTTAACTGAAGGTGAGGTAGCTAAGTTACGTCAAGTTATTGATGAAAATCATCTTGTTGAAGGTGAATTAAGACGTGAAGTAAGAGGGAATATTAAGAGATTAAAGGATATTGGATCTTACAGAGGATTAAGACACAGAAGAGGATTACCTGTTCGTGGGCAAAACACTAAAAATAATGCTCGAACTAGAAAAGGTAAAAAGAAAGCTGTAGGAAGAAAATAA
- the rpmJ gene encoding 50S ribosomal protein L36 yields MKVRPSVKPICDKCKVVRRKGRVYVICENPKHKQRQG; encoded by the coding sequence ATGAAAGTTCGACCATCAGTAAAACCTATTTGCGATAAATGTAAAGTGGTTCGTCGTAAAGGGAGAGTTTATGTTATTTGTGAAAACCCTAAGCATAAACAACGTCAAGGTTAA
- the infA gene encoding translation initiation factor IF-1 — MAKEEAIEVEGTVIEPLPNAKFRVELENGHKVLAHVSGKMRMNFIRILPGDKVTVELSPYDLSRGRITYRHKS; from the coding sequence ATGGCAAAAGAAGAAGCTATTGAAGTTGAAGGTACTGTGATTGAACCATTGCCAAATGCTAAATTTCGTGTTGAATTAGAAAATGGTCATAAAGTATTGGCTCACGTGTCAGGAAAGATGAGAATGAACTTTATTCGAATCTTACCAGGAGATAAGGTAACTGTTGAATTGTCACCTTATGATTTAAGTCGAGGGCGAATTACTTATCGTCATAAATCTTAA
- a CDS encoding adenylate kinase, translated as MNLILLGPPGAGKGTQAVRIEETYQIPHISTGDIFRKAIKDKTELGKKAKEYIDQGQLVPDTVTNGIVRERLSNEDCKEGFILDGFPRTVNQADALSSILEELNLSLNAVINIRVSDEEVINRLSGRRICKSCGASFHIKFNPPAKPGECDECGGDLYQREDDNPQTIKERLNVYSKKTSPLINYYEERKLLKTINGEQGLDEVFEEINRFLDTIK; from the coding sequence ATGAATTTAATATTACTTGGGCCTCCGGGAGCTGGTAAAGGGACTCAAGCTGTTCGAATAGAGGAAACCTATCAAATTCCTCATATTTCTACTGGTGATATATTCCGTAAGGCTATAAAAGATAAGACTGAATTAGGGAAAAAAGCAAAAGAGTATATTGATCAAGGACAATTAGTCCCAGATACAGTTACTAACGGTATAGTTAGAGAGAGATTAAGCAATGAAGATTGTAAAGAAGGATTCATATTAGATGGTTTTCCTAGAACAGTAAACCAAGCTGATGCTTTAAGTTCTATTTTAGAAGAATTAAATCTTTCTTTAAATGCTGTTATCAATATTAGAGTTAGCGATGAAGAAGTTATCAATAGATTATCTGGAAGAAGAATTTGTAAGTCTTGTGGTGCTTCTTTTCATATTAAATTTAATCCACCAGCTAAACCAGGTGAGTGTGATGAGTGTGGTGGAGATTTATATCAAAGGGAAGATGATAATCCACAGACTATAAAAGAAAGATTAAATGTTTATTCTAAAAAAACATCTCCATTAATTAATTATTATGAAGAACGAAAATTATTAAAAACAATAAATGGAGAACAAGGTTTAGATGAAGTGTTTGAAGAAATCAACAGATTTCTCGATACAATTAAATAG